One window from the genome of Salvia miltiorrhiza cultivar Shanhuang (shh) chromosome 7, IMPLAD_Smil_shh, whole genome shotgun sequence encodes:
- the LOC130991976 gene encoding uncharacterized protein LOC130991976 — translation MEKNNQLASSFTNDLFGATDSSPNSAANGIFSSIFAAPSAVAARNYSTSKSNDNEQQGTTPHGSQSLDTGVQGNMIKGKENESNFVYSKEMDSIFQERPGPSPLSSSLYYGAKEDMYVNSSSPHTSRPDTDYKKYGGVDDPSGNNSTGASRGNWWQGSLYY, via the exons ATGGAGAAGAACAATCAACTAGCCTCCTCATTCACCAACGATCTCTTCGGCGCCACAGATTCATCCCCAAATTCTGCCGCCAATGGAATTTTCTCGTCTATTTTTGCAGCTCCATCCGCG GTTGCAGCAAGGAACTACTCCACTTCTAAGTCCAATGATAATGAGCAACAAGGAACTACGCCACATGGGAGTCAGTCATTGGATACTGGAGTTCAGG GTAATATGATTAAGGGCAAGGAAAATGAGAGTAATTTCGTGTATAGCAAAGAAATGGACTCTATCTTTCAGGAAAGACCTGGACCATCCCCTCTGAGTTCATCTCTTTACTATGGAGCAAAAGAGGATATGTATGTTAATTCTTCAAGTCCTCATACCTCACGACCAGATACAGAT TACAAGAAATATGGTGGAGTAGATGATCCCAGCGGAAATAATTCAACTGGCGCTTCGAGGGGAAACTGGTGGCAAG GGTCGCTTTATTATTGA
- the LOC130991975 gene encoding uncharacterized protein LOC130991975 → MAKDQASHLSLRRRCYLLLLLSFFSSFLFVCWSYFSNGCHTDVQIVVEADKRESNLLAFQAAWNSLQLPSGAPSRLLKLAVFVKKWPDKHHAGGLERHAMTLHRDLARRGHELHVFTSASTNVTSMKNLHFHLSKPTAAGYLDQATIWKQFQVENSTGRPFDVVHTESVGLMHFRARNLNNIAVSWHGIAYESIHSDIIQELLRAPQDNQSSILAERVTKVIEEIRFFPRYAHHVATSDHVGDVLKRIYMLPEERVHIILNGVDEGIFKPEASNLKLAFGIQESTSLILGIAGRLVKDKGHPLIFEALKQIFNESLKFKEDVVVLVAGDGPWGDRYKELGSNLRVLGPLDQAQLTKFYNVIDIFVNPTLRAQGLDHTLLEAMLVGKPLMATKLASITGSVVVSQEIGYMFSPTVDALKKALYDVWKDGRVTLQKKGQFARERALKLFTATKMTAAYERLFLCIAENTKVRNGYCTYRYN, encoded by the coding sequence ATGGCGAAGGACCAAGCGTCGCACCTGAGTTTGCGCCGCAGATGCTATCTGCTTCTCTTGCTGTCGTTTTTCTCCTCGTTCCTGTTCGTCTGTTGGTCTTACTTCTCCAACGGCTGCCACACCGATGTCCAGATTGTAGTCGAGGCAGATAAGAGGGAGTCGAACCTTCTTGCCTTTCAAGCTGCATGGAATTCGCTTCAATTACCTTCCGGGGCACCTTCAAGATTGCTCAAGCTAGCTGTTTTCGTCAAGAAATGGCCTGACAAGCACCATGCTGGAGGGCTGGAGCGCCACGCCATGACTCTGCACCGGGATCTTGCCAGAAGGGGCCACGAGCTCCACGTGTTCACCTCTGCCTCAACTAATGTGACCTCAATGAAGAATTTACATTTCCACCTCTCAAAGCCAACGGCTGCTGGTTATCTAGACCAAGCCACAATTTGGAAGCAGTTTCAGGTGGAGAATTCTACTGGAAGACCTTTTGATGTGGTTCACACAGAGAGTGTAGGGCTGATGCATTTTAGAGCAAGAAACCTCAACAACATAGCTGTTAGTTGGCATGGCATTGCATATGAATCCATACATTCTGACATCATTCAGGAACTGCTGCGGGCTCCTCAAGACAACCAGTCGTCTATTTTGGCAGAAAGGGTAACCAAGGTTATCGAAGAAATACGATTCTTCCCACGTTACGCTCACCATGTTGCAACTAGTGATCATGTGGGAGATGTCCTGAAACGTATCTATATGTTACCAGAGGAGCGCGTTCACATTATTTTGAACGGTGTTGATGAGGGGATTTTCAAGCCGGAGGCTTCTAATCTCAAGTTGGCATTTGGGATTCAAGAATCTACATCGCTAATTCTTGGAATCGCGGGAAGGTTGGTGAAGGACAAGGGACATCCCCTGATCTTTGAAGCATTGAAGCAAATCTTCAACGAAAGTCTCAAGTTCAAGGAAGATGTAGTAGTTCTGGTGGCTGGAGATGGTCCCTGGGGTGACCGATACAAAGAGCTTGGATCCAACTTGCGTGTTTTAGGCCCGTTGGACCAAGCTCAACTCACAAAATTCTACAATGTTATCGACATTTTCGTAAATCCAACACTACGTGCTCAAGGTTTGGATCATACCTTGTTAGAAGCCATGCTTGTTGGGAAACCATTGATGGCCACGAAACTTGCCAGCATCACAGGTTCTGTGGTCGTCAGCCAAGAAATAGGATACATGTTTTCACCAACAGTAGACGCGCTGAAGAAAGCTCTGTACGATGTGTGGAAGGATGGAAGAGTTACTCTCCAGAAGAAAGGTCAGTTTGCCAGGGAAAGGGCCTTGAAATTGTTTACTGCCACCAAAATGACTGCAGCTTACGAGAGATTATTCTTGTGCATTGCTGAGAACACAAAGGTTAGAAATGGTTACTGTACTTACAGATATAATTAG